In Ktedonobacteraceae bacterium, a genomic segment contains:
- a CDS encoding nucleoside hydrolase, which translates to MKHKIILDCDPGHDDAIAILLAAHHPDIELLAITTVAGNQSVEKTTLNALKVCSLADIRDVPVARGMDRPLVRPAKHAPDIHGESGLDGPHIPEPDIELAPQHGVELLIELLLNSDGDITLVPTGPLTNIAAAMRREPAILPKIAGISLMGGAIGLGNVTPAAEFNIHTDPEAAAIVFSCGRPITMSTLEVTHQALATEEILSCLREAHRPVATFAADLLDFFAGRYRDKFGFPAAPVHDPCAVAAVVDPTILKAHDMHVEIETTGEWTSGRTVCDVYDTRGKAPNARVGYALEVNRFWDMVISTILTY; encoded by the coding sequence ATGAAGCACAAGATCATTCTCGATTGCGATCCCGGCCATGACGACGCGATTGCTATACTGCTGGCGGCTCACCATCCTGACATTGAACTGCTGGCCATTACTACGGTCGCGGGCAATCAATCGGTTGAGAAGACGACGCTGAATGCGCTGAAGGTGTGTTCGCTGGCGGACATCCGAGATGTGCCTGTGGCAAGGGGGATGGATCGACCGCTTGTGCGCCCGGCAAAGCACGCGCCGGATATTCATGGCGAATCGGGATTGGATGGACCACATATTCCAGAACCGGATATCGAGCTGGCACCCCAGCACGGAGTCGAACTGCTGATCGAACTGCTCCTGAATTCGGATGGAGATATTACGCTTGTTCCTACCGGCCCTTTGACAAATATCGCGGCCGCTATGCGCCGCGAGCCTGCCATTCTACCCAAAATTGCCGGTATTTCGCTGATGGGCGGTGCCATCGGCCTGGGCAATGTCACGCCTGCTGCCGAGTTTAATATCCATACCGACCCTGAAGCGGCGGCTATTGTCTTCTCGTGTGGACGACCGATTACGATGAGTACGCTGGAAGTGACGCACCAGGCGCTGGCTACCGAGGAAATCTTAAGCTGCTTGCGCGAAGCACATCGACCGGTTGCGACTTTCGCGGCAGACCTGCTGGATTTCTTTGCCGGCAGGTATCGGGATAAGTTTGGCTTTCCAGCTGCTCCGGTACATGACCCGTGCGCTGTTGCTGCCGTAGTTGATCCCACCATCCTGAAAGCCCATGATATGCATGTTGAGATCGAAACGACGGGTGAATGGACAAGCGGGCGGACGGTGTGCGATGTCTACGACACACGCGGCAAAGCACCCAATGCACGCGTCGGTTATGCCCTGGAGGTGAATCGGTTCTGGGACATGGTTATCAGCACGATCCTGACGTATTAG